The following are encoded together in the Salvia hispanica cultivar TCC Black 2014 chromosome 6, UniMelb_Shisp_WGS_1.0, whole genome shotgun sequence genome:
- the LOC125193697 gene encoding probable disease resistance RPP8-like protein 2, whose amino-acid sequence MNGIMNWNKMQICRVYIEGSCDLTSEGMLEKALTCPNLYDLRILSESVKALAKCEGDLLSSKLKRLNLLGCEIEDDPMGILGKLPCLVTLQFKEDSFVGEEMTCPTNSFLLLKKLVLRGLPKLREWRVESGAMPLLSKLTIGECSCLEMVPEGLSGISTLQTLVIKHMPELSERVSPSGQDFHKVRHVHSIIIKD is encoded by the exons ATGAATGGCATTATGAACTGGAACAAGATGCAGATTTGTCGTGTTTATATTGAAGGAAGTTGTGACTTAACAAGTGAGGGAATGCTGGAGAAAGCTTTGACATGTCCCAATCTTTATGATTTGAGGATTTTATCTGAGTCAGTGAAGGCTCTAGCAAAGTGCGAGGGTGATTTGTTGAGCTCGAAACTTAAGCGCTTGAATCTGCTTGGTTGTGAGATTGAGGATGACCCAATGGGG ATACTGGGAAAGCTTCCTTGCTTGGTAACACTGCAATTCAAGGAGGACTCATTTGTTGGGGAGGAGATGACATGTCCAACAAACAGTTTTCTTCTCCTCAAGAAGCTAGTATTAAGAGGTTTGCCAAAGTTGAGGGAGTGGAGAGTGGAGTCAGGAGCCATGCCCCTTCTCTCTAAATTAACAATCGGAGAGTGTTCTTGTCTAGAGATGGTTCCAGAGGGATTGAGTGGCATTTCTACCCTTCAGACTCTCGTAATTAAACATATGCCGGAATTGAGCGAAAGGGTATCACCTTCAGGACAGGATTTCCACAAAGTCCGCCATGTCCATTCAATTATCATCAAAGACTAG